The window GCAGTTGGGAAATTTGTTGTTGTGCTTGGGTGTTAATTCGCTGGTTAACTTGGTCATCAACCCGCAAAGTATTGACGAGGGCTAAGGGAATGAGCAACAGAAATAAAAGCGCCAGCAATAGACACAACCACGATAACAACTTTAATAAGGGCTTTTCCAGTCGTGTCCGATCATAGGACTCTCCAAAAAAGATCAGAACCAGTGCCATTAATGGAATGGGGACTTGCTCAACCAGCGCACCAATCGTTTGCAATTCCCAACCAGGATTCATAAAACCGGGTGGAATAAAAATTTCAACCGTGTTAAATAACGCTAACAACAATAAACCGTAACCCACCCAACGCAGCCTGTAAATAGACCGCCCTTCATCGCCTTCTGCTCGAGTCATAAGATTGGCACCATGCACGTAAATGAGTCGATTTTGCTCGGTTCCTTAAGGTGGCGGGAAGTGTGGCTGCCACCGCTGATACCAAGAAAACCACGTGGTTTTTATAATGAGGTCAGTGTCTTTGGAGAAAGCATTTGCTATCGGCAAAGACAGCCGGCTAGACTTTTTACAATTTTCCTGATAGCCCGATTGAAAAAGGCTATGCAGAAAAGTTGCGAGTAGCCTGCTAATCCCGGGTTCGATTGATACAGTTACTCAAGTTCGTTTGCCCGTACTCAAGCAAAAGCCCACTCTTCAGCGCTGACGTAATGCTA of the Microcoleus sp. FACHB-672 genome contains:
- a CDS encoding HpsJ family protein, giving the protein MTRAEGDEGRSIYRLRWVGYGLLLLALFNTVEIFIPPGFMNPGWELQTIGALVEQVPIPLMALVLIFFGESYDRTRLEKPLLKLLSWLCLLLALLFLLLIPLALVNTLRVDDQVNQRINTQAQQQISQLQQVEDQLTKGTPEDIRTLATQLNSLGIAIDSQNPEEIKSQILARIPPAKAQLQQQAQTERSNQRLGLVKSSVKWNLGALISSVLLFIIWRGTGWARR